A genomic region of Porticoccaceae bacterium LTM1 contains the following coding sequences:
- a CDS encoding thioredoxin family protein, translated as MKYLIAILCLPLILAACDGSSRENETSKTMAHTAQMSAGDASHDHSVKETGIRFFHGSFDEALEKAKVENKLVFIDAYTTWCGPCRMMALNIFPLKEVGDFYNANFINLKLDTENEDQNGPELSERYGVEVLPTYFYLDPNGKVLHKATGFIEADRFIATAKEAMGEENTLFAELDKRYQAGERSPEFIREFLAEAIHIEPGDRMSQERRNHQARMQKIFNDYIRKKDKSSLVNAEDFALMKSFLHHAGRNNEYVDYVANHYKAFTKVIPESQVAFFLLESVKHSVGEISRKGDANYIKYIQELDDLLAPAYECQLKVIKNVYIYREYLEKLGRRCYLEAIQDWEEMLADAEKSIAEKGNTLTGEDYSGFSNGFGSCNDTEVLKKVMTYAKKGYELSPSAHTSMNYIGILTTLGHREKAIEVAEKTLASIDKKSKDANYIDILNQMLTVLKAQK; from the coding sequence ATGAAGTATTTGATAGCAATTCTCTGTTTGCCATTAATTCTGGCTGCCTGTGATGGCTCATCCAGAGAAAACGAGACCAGTAAAACAATGGCCCATACTGCGCAAATGAGCGCAGGAGACGCAAGCCATGATCATTCAGTGAAAGAAACCGGCATCCGATTCTTTCACGGCAGCTTTGACGAAGCACTCGAAAAAGCCAAAGTGGAAAACAAGCTGGTATTTATTGACGCCTACACCACCTGGTGTGGTCCCTGCAGGATGATGGCCCTCAATATCTTTCCCTTGAAAGAAGTTGGCGACTTTTACAACGCCAACTTTATCAACCTGAAACTGGACACTGAGAATGAAGACCAGAATGGTCCTGAGCTGTCTGAGCGTTATGGTGTAGAGGTACTTCCTACGTACTTCTATCTTGATCCTAATGGAAAAGTACTCCACAAAGCTACCGGTTTTATTGAGGCTGATCGTTTTATCGCCACTGCCAAAGAAGCGATGGGCGAAGAGAACACTCTGTTTGCAGAACTGGATAAACGCTATCAAGCAGGTGAGCGCTCTCCAGAGTTTATTCGTGAATTCCTCGCCGAAGCGATACATATTGAGCCAGGTGATCGGATGTCCCAAGAGCGTCGCAATCACCAGGCCAGAATGCAAAAAATCTTTAATGACTATATCCGCAAAAAAGATAAGTCATCATTGGTAAACGCCGAAGATTTTGCCCTGATGAAGTCCTTTCTGCACCATGCCGGTCGCAACAACGAATATGTAGATTATGTAGCAAATCACTACAAAGCTTTTACGAAAGTCATCCCTGAATCACAAGTTGCTTTTTTCCTGCTGGAGTCAGTCAAACACTCTGTCGGCGAGATATCCCGTAAAGGAGATGCCAACTACATCAAATACATTCAAGAACTCGATGACTTACTGGCTCCTGCCTATGAATGTCAGCTGAAGGTTATCAAGAACGTTTATATCTATCGCGAATACCTGGAAAAACTGGGCAGAAGATGTTATTTGGAGGCAATTCAGGATTGGGAAGAAATGCTGGCTGATGCAGAAAAGTCCATCGCCGAAAAAGGCAACACCCTAACCGGAGAGGATTATAGTGGTTTTAGCAATGGATTTGGGAGCTGCAATGATACCGAAGTTCTCAAAAAAGTAATGACTTACGCCAAAAAGGGTTATGAGTTGAGTCCCTCTGCTCATACCTCCATGAATTATATCGGAATTTTGACCACTTTAGGTCACAGGGAAAAAGCCATTGAGGTGGCCGAAAAGACACTGGCAAGCATTGATAAAAAATCCAAAGACGCAAACTACATCGACATCCTTAACCAGATGCTAACGGTCCTTAAAGCACAAAAGTAA
- a CDS encoding TonB-dependent receptor: MIFEKSHIKRNRLAAGLAAAIAVGFSAGLHAKDDQQIQLKIDAKKIGTALMELGESAGVQIMFADGVGSRVSKVGIDGKYNLTAALDVLLKDTGLVYEFTSEASVLVREEDKPEAGSDETVEEVVVTGSRLRKVDPLSATVIITRDELDKLGVSSAEDIVRSLPQNFPSSNNVTNLSEGRVGYFNPQGISSPNLRGLGEDSTLVLVNGRRIAGAALFDGAVVNLNTIPASAIERVEVLLDGASAIYGSDAIGGVINFILKKDYVGATTSVRYENSVNGGDRYRISQDLGFSWDSGRVNATLTKTEDKPISAEKAGIVTQDFTGRGGYDRRGGSVMPLISNTFYAWWTDSYWSVWDEIGTLPLGHDGTNFDESDVSPDNVVNKSTIPFQLGSDSETTSLFLSAEQDITDGISLYADALYDKTETHSNAATYSVQFIVPGTNAFTPYTDRHMAVYYSLDNEIAAGLIDPRQQISEHERVNFNYGVKVNLPFRDWRMDLSGSYAEEKSDSRTLTLLEYSNPELDRLLASSDPSEAINPFGDGSAQSPLLGTLYGELRGTQPENLITGVNLSLDGGIADLPGGEIRMALGAELRREELNFTSSSSDVDLGSEADDLLDSTPSRDLTAYFVEASIPVVGTDNQLPMVKSLTVSLAARWEEYEVTAPFDGFGTESRTTTFSQTSPQIKLSWRPVEDLNIRVSQSTSFRAPTASDMLYYTEEFPFDLAFVDPLDPQGRDEVMASFQYRGNPNLQAETADTYSYGFDWTPAAIEGLSFSMTYSRTEFVDRIDSGFLFTLGDEAVFGNPDKFPGVAERDANGFLTHVNSMPINLAGRLQKSVDFNIKYDFDTDFGSFVTGLAGTYTSTLEDTAFEGLEPEVLNGTERGPEPWKLRAKLDWSYSEYSASLFVNHSSGYTNADTGGPWYAPNPNEKVEGYTTVDVNGRYNLIESGWNLQLGVRNLFNSGFPHASTGYGFDAQRVDTRGRIVYFDISKTFEF; the protein is encoded by the coding sequence ATGATATTCGAAAAATCACATATCAAGCGTAATCGATTGGCGGCAGGTCTGGCTGCTGCCATAGCAGTTGGATTCTCTGCAGGATTGCACGCAAAAGACGATCAACAGATTCAACTGAAAATCGATGCCAAAAAAATCGGTACGGCATTAATGGAATTAGGCGAGTCTGCCGGTGTGCAAATTATGTTTGCAGACGGTGTTGGCAGCCGCGTGTCAAAAGTAGGTATTGATGGTAAATATAATCTCACTGCTGCCTTGGATGTGCTGTTGAAAGACACCGGCCTGGTGTACGAATTTACCTCTGAAGCATCTGTATTAGTTCGTGAAGAAGATAAGCCGGAAGCTGGAAGTGATGAAACAGTAGAGGAAGTTGTAGTAACCGGTTCTCGCCTGCGTAAAGTGGATCCACTTTCTGCCACTGTAATCATAACTCGTGATGAGTTGGATAAGTTGGGTGTTAGCTCGGCGGAAGATATTGTCCGCTCGCTGCCGCAAAATTTTCCCAGTTCCAATAATGTAACCAACCTGAGTGAGGGGCGAGTAGGCTATTTTAATCCGCAGGGCATTTCCTCACCCAATCTGCGCGGTCTGGGTGAAGATTCCACACTGGTTCTGGTGAATGGTCGACGCATTGCCGGTGCAGCTCTTTTTGATGGCGCAGTAGTCAACCTGAATACCATTCCAGCAAGCGCGATTGAGCGAGTGGAAGTATTGCTGGATGGCGCGTCGGCTATTTATGGTTCCGATGCAATTGGCGGTGTAATCAACTTTATATTGAAAAAAGACTATGTAGGTGCAACCACCTCGGTCAGATATGAAAATTCCGTCAATGGTGGTGACCGTTACAGAATCAGTCAGGATCTGGGTTTCAGTTGGGATTCCGGTCGAGTAAATGCCACATTGACCAAAACTGAAGATAAGCCAATCTCAGCAGAAAAAGCTGGCATTGTGACTCAGGATTTTACCGGTCGCGGTGGCTATGATCGCCGAGGCGGATCGGTTATGCCTCTAATAAGTAATACGTTTTATGCATGGTGGACAGATTCGTACTGGAGTGTATGGGATGAAATCGGCACTCTACCGCTGGGCCATGATGGTACCAATTTTGATGAAAGTGATGTATCTCCTGATAACGTAGTCAACAAATCAACCATCCCTTTTCAGTTGGGATCGGACAGCGAAACAACCTCACTGTTTTTGAGCGCTGAACAGGACATTACGGACGGCATCAGCCTATATGCAGATGCCCTTTATGATAAAACTGAAACTCACAGTAACGCCGCCACATATTCGGTTCAGTTTATTGTTCCGGGTACAAACGCCTTTACACCATATACTGATCGTCACATGGCAGTGTATTACTCTTTGGATAATGAGATCGCAGCGGGACTGATTGATCCCAGACAGCAAATCTCCGAGCATGAGCGAGTTAACTTTAACTATGGCGTTAAAGTTAATTTGCCATTCAGGGATTGGCGCATGGATCTTTCCGGTAGTTATGCTGAAGAAAAAAGTGATTCCAGAACATTGACGTTGCTTGAGTATAGCAACCCGGAGCTGGATAGATTATTGGCGTCTTCCGACCCCAGCGAAGCGATCAATCCTTTTGGGGACGGTAGTGCACAATCTCCACTTTTGGGAACTCTTTACGGCGAGTTGCGCGGTACACAACCGGAAAACTTGATCACAGGCGTTAACTTGAGCCTGGACGGTGGTATTGCAGATTTGCCGGGTGGTGAAATTCGTATGGCATTGGGTGCTGAGCTCCGTCGCGAAGAATTGAATTTTACGTCGTCGAGTTCGGATGTAGATCTCGGCTCAGAGGCGGATGACCTGCTTGATTCCACCCCAAGCCGCGACCTGACTGCGTATTTTGTGGAAGCAAGTATTCCAGTAGTTGGAACAGACAATCAGTTGCCGATGGTTAAATCTCTGACTGTTTCACTGGCAGCTCGTTGGGAGGAGTACGAAGTTACTGCACCATTTGATGGTTTTGGAACTGAATCTCGCACGACAACTTTTTCGCAGACCAGCCCGCAGATAAAGCTGTCATGGCGCCCAGTCGAAGATCTAAATATTCGCGTCAGTCAATCAACCTCATTTCGAGCGCCAACCGCCAGTGATATGTTGTACTACACGGAGGAATTTCCCTTCGATCTGGCTTTTGTCGATCCGCTGGATCCGCAAGGGCGAGATGAGGTAATGGCCAGCTTCCAGTATCGCGGTAACCCTAATCTACAGGCAGAAACCGCTGATACGTACAGCTATGGATTCGACTGGACACCAGCTGCGATTGAGGGGCTGTCTTTTTCGATGACCTATAGCCGCACAGAATTTGTGGATCGAATTGATAGTGGATTCTTGTTTACGCTGGGTGACGAAGCAGTATTTGGAAACCCGGATAAGTTTCCCGGTGTGGCAGAGCGTGATGCAAACGGTTTCTTGACCCATGTTAATAGTATGCCCATCAACCTGGCTGGAAGGCTGCAAAAATCGGTAGACTTCAATATCAAATATGACTTTGATACCGACTTCGGTTCATTTGTTACTGGGCTGGCAGGAACTTATACCAGTACACTGGAAGATACTGCTTTTGAAGGACTTGAGCCAGAAGTGTTGAACGGAACCGAGAGAGGTCCGGAGCCATGGAAACTGCGTGCCAAACTGGATTGGTCATATAGCGAATACAGCGCCAGTCTGTTTGTTAACCACTCTAGTGGCTACACTAACGCTGATACAGGCGGCCCATGGTATGCACCAAATCCAAACGAGAAGGTTGAAGGTTATACTACCGTTGATGTAAATGGTCGATATAATTTGATTGAATCCGGTTGGAACCTGCAGTTGGGTGTGAGAAACCTCTTTAATTCAGGATTTCCTCACGCAAGCACAGGCTATGGTTTCGATGCACAACGTGTAGATACCCGAGGAAGAATCGTCTATTTTGATATCAGTAAAACCTTTGAATTTTAA
- a CDS encoding FecR domain-containing protein, whose translation MIMRKLRHFIAKRRAARDVVRMNSAALTADQQIQIAEWQSKDFEYQEHFRAANGALADLRGLENDPDILALIGESAPVYSKQETKVTQRYRWPKLAAAAAVIVAIVVGYQSFQVQDRDQADLYRYVTRIGEQKDVKLADGSEVTLNTGTLMLVEMTESGRRVILERGEAYFDVAKDSDRPFTVEMERQAVTVLGTQFNIRVTPEQFTLALVEGSVALHPDYESVIPDAPLLEVSSDHAATVSAARQLRIAAGTVVNYKYDSKNMTAYADAKIEKRLSWRAGVLRFDSVPLKQLIQELNRYSAKKILIEDTDIMDLKVYATVRVDRLDLALNDLEYTLPVEVVQYFDRVVIKRDSQ comes from the coding sequence ATGATTATGCGTAAATTGAGGCATTTTATCGCCAAGCGCCGTGCGGCCCGTGATGTGGTGAGAATGAACTCGGCTGCACTGACTGCTGACCAGCAAATTCAAATTGCAGAGTGGCAAAGTAAGGACTTTGAATATCAAGAGCATTTTCGCGCTGCCAATGGCGCACTGGCGGATCTGCGGGGTCTGGAGAATGATCCGGATATCCTGGCGTTGATTGGTGAATCGGCTCCGGTATACAGCAAGCAAGAAACCAAGGTAACTCAACGATATCGCTGGCCGAAACTGGCTGCCGCGGCTGCAGTTATTGTGGCGATAGTAGTTGGTTACCAAAGCTTTCAGGTTCAGGACAGGGATCAGGCCGATCTCTACCGTTATGTTACTCGTATAGGAGAGCAAAAAGATGTGAAGTTGGCTGATGGCTCCGAGGTGACCCTTAATACAGGCACGCTGATGCTGGTCGAAATGACCGAGTCAGGCAGGAGGGTCATACTTGAGCGCGGAGAGGCCTATTTTGACGTTGCCAAGGACTCGGATCGGCCCTTCACGGTCGAAATGGAGCGGCAGGCAGTCACAGTGCTTGGAACTCAATTTAATATTCGTGTTACCCCAGAACAGTTCACCCTGGCGTTGGTGGAAGGGTCGGTTGCGTTGCACCCTGACTATGAAAGCGTTATTCCCGACGCACCCTTGCTGGAGGTTTCTTCTGATCATGCCGCAACAGTCAGTGCTGCACGGCAACTCCGAATTGCTGCGGGTACAGTGGTGAATTATAAATATGATTCCAAAAATATGACTGCTTACGCAGATGCAAAAATTGAGAAGAGACTAAGCTGGCGCGCAGGAGTACTGCGGTTTGATTCGGTGCCATTAAAACAATTAATACAGGAGCTAAACCGTTACTCAGCCAAGAAAATTCTGATTGAAGATACCGATATTATGGATCTCAAAGTCTATGCAACGGTTCGGGTGGATAGACTTGATCTTGCACTTAACGATTTGGAATACACCCTGCCAGTAGAAGTGGTGCAATACTTTGATCGTGTAGTGATAAAAAGAGATAGCCAGTAA
- a CDS encoding RNA polymerase sigma factor, with amino-acid sequence MTIALKKKPPNNVVDLEGRRQETREQVLERLFREHASDVRAFLRMRMGADDELEDVLQEVFIRVANMDNLREKLAPGREDNRSYLFTVANNLTVDLERYKSVRRNYAERLALEQHGKANEATPEIIALNKQELARVKDVIMELKPNWRQAFVLSRFKYLSYPQIASEMGVSVKQVEKYMKQALMRIRDVAGSPSGAKP; translated from the coding sequence ATGACCATCGCATTGAAAAAGAAACCACCCAACAATGTCGTCGATCTCGAAGGCAGGCGACAAGAAACCCGGGAGCAGGTGCTTGAACGGTTGTTCAGGGAGCACGCATCTGATGTACGTGCGTTTCTGCGTATGCGTATGGGGGCTGATGACGAGCTGGAAGATGTACTGCAAGAGGTCTTTATTCGAGTGGCCAATATGGACAACCTCAGGGAAAAGTTGGCGCCGGGTCGAGAGGATAATCGGTCTTATCTGTTTACAGTTGCCAACAACCTGACTGTAGATCTAGAGCGTTATAAATCGGTGCGGCGCAACTATGCCGAGCGTTTGGCTCTGGAGCAGCATGGCAAAGCAAATGAAGCTACACCAGAGATTATTGCCCTGAATAAGCAGGAGCTCGCGAGGGTAAAGGATGTGATCATGGAGTTGAAACCCAACTGGCGCCAGGCTTTTGTTTTGAGTCGCTTCAAGTATCTGAGCTACCCACAGATTGCCAGTGAGATGGGAGTTTCGGTCAAGCAAGTTGAAAAATATATGAAGCAGGCGCTGATGCGCATTCGGGATGTGGCGGGATCGCCCTCGGGAGCAAAGCCATGA
- a CDS encoding DUF3179 domain-containing (seleno)protein: MIATLAPDEAGVFYPYFSTCADARFVILLALLYWRYEYMGRLAEHAAKLTLIVFLMLTTSYVACASTPKQRAEERNRELQRQYEAQRYKQYKYQRTHPMERRGTVPPGLSQILTRTFDYHSNVPSMIDVKLLTDGCDQRDCVTAIDLPHFDSVVNTSYLQEGDLLIVVEYQGEIRAYPHTVLNIHEVVNDRFGDTPVLVSYCPLTGAGTAFYAQVNGLPAEFGVSGMLYNSSRVLYDRSNNNLWDQISGEALVGKFAGQVLTPLPVRTLTWSQLKQYYPKARVLQVEVNQMAKLRDVTNQFANYRQSERIYFPVANKDRTQHPKMMVYGIYHNGQSLAISESYLQQKPVVERDFNGDMVRIQRNRDGSIQAILKQTKQPLAVTQLYWFAWYNTHTETDLLIPRSP, translated from the coding sequence GTGATCGCCACTCTTGCCCCTGATGAGGCTGGAGTTTTTTACCCTTATTTTTCAACCTGTGCTGATGCACGCTTTGTGATACTGTTGGCACTGCTCTACTGGAGGTATGAATACATGGGCAGGCTCGCTGAACACGCTGCCAAACTCACTTTGATCGTTTTCCTGATGTTGACGACCAGTTACGTCGCCTGTGCCTCAACGCCAAAACAACGCGCAGAGGAGCGCAACCGGGAACTGCAGCGCCAATACGAAGCCCAGCGCTACAAACAGTACAAATATCAGAGAACCCACCCCATGGAACGCCGTGGCACGGTTCCACCGGGATTGTCACAAATCCTGACACGCACCTTCGATTACCACAGCAATGTTCCAAGCATGATTGACGTAAAGCTGCTTACCGATGGCTGTGACCAGCGCGATTGCGTTACTGCTATTGACCTGCCTCACTTCGACAGTGTCGTTAACACCAGTTACCTCCAAGAGGGTGACCTGCTGATTGTGGTGGAATATCAGGGCGAAATTCGCGCCTACCCTCATACCGTCCTCAATATTCATGAGGTGGTCAATGACCGGTTTGGAGATACGCCTGTGTTGGTGAGTTATTGTCCACTTACCGGTGCTGGAACCGCTTTTTATGCTCAAGTAAATGGCCTACCAGCTGAGTTTGGTGTCTCTGGAATGCTCTATAACAGCTCTCGGGTTTTATATGATCGCAGCAATAACAACCTGTGGGATCAAATCAGCGGCGAAGCGCTGGTGGGTAAATTCGCCGGCCAGGTACTGACGCCCCTTCCGGTTCGCACATTGACCTGGAGTCAACTGAAACAGTACTACCCAAAGGCCAGGGTTCTTCAAGTTGAAGTAAATCAAATGGCCAAACTGAGAGATGTCACCAATCAGTTTGCCAATTACCGGCAGAGTGAACGGATCTATTTCCCGGTAGCCAACAAAGATAGAACCCAGCACCCGAAAATGATGGTGTACGGTATTTATCACAATGGACAATCCCTGGCGATCAGTGAATCCTATTTGCAACAGAAACCTGTAGTAGAGAGGGACTTCAACGGCGACATGGTACGTATTCAGCGCAATCGCGACGGCTCTATTCAAGCGATACTCAAACAAACCAAACAGCCACTGGCTGTCACCCAGCTCTACTGGTTTGCCTGGTATAACACTCACACAGAAACTGATTTGCTAATTCCACGAAGCCCTTAA
- a CDS encoding hydrogen peroxide-inducible genes activator: MTHAPTLKQLRYLRALAEERHFGHAAARCHISQSTLSTGIQELERMLDATLIERNNKQVMLTPLGEEVLQRGCQILGLVDDLMAACDRSSKPFQQQLRLGVIPTIAPFLLPKLLQSLRREHPDFRLYIRENLSEPLIAELARGELDLLLLALPYPAEGVTTEFLFHDPFTLALPKGHNFCDQQAVSTSQLKGQDLLLLEDGHCLREHVLEACQLRESDFNLPYKATSLNTIVQMVANGIGMTLLPQMAQASGILTGTDIATRPFEEACVWRSIGLMWRQSSPRAEEFKILGEFIRTITNSEPATENL; encoded by the coding sequence ATGACGCACGCTCCGACACTGAAACAACTACGTTACCTACGTGCACTGGCCGAAGAACGTCACTTCGGACATGCAGCCGCCCGCTGCCATATTTCCCAGTCAACGCTCAGCACCGGTATTCAGGAACTTGAGCGTATGCTCGACGCGACCCTGATTGAGCGCAACAACAAGCAGGTAATGCTGACGCCACTTGGCGAAGAGGTTTTACAGCGCGGCTGCCAGATTCTTGGACTGGTAGATGACTTGATGGCCGCTTGTGATCGCTCAAGCAAACCCTTTCAGCAGCAACTGCGACTTGGTGTTATTCCCACTATTGCGCCTTTTCTGTTGCCCAAATTACTGCAGTCATTGCGCAGGGAGCATCCGGACTTTCGTCTCTATATTCGCGAAAACTTGAGCGAGCCATTAATTGCTGAACTGGCTCGCGGCGAACTGGACTTGTTGCTGCTGGCTCTTCCCTATCCGGCGGAAGGTGTTACCACCGAATTTTTGTTTCACGATCCGTTCACTCTGGCTTTGCCCAAGGGGCACAACTTCTGCGATCAGCAAGCCGTCTCTACTTCACAACTGAAAGGCCAGGATCTGCTGCTCCTGGAAGATGGCCACTGTTTGCGCGAGCATGTTTTAGAGGCGTGCCAATTGCGGGAAAGTGATTTTAACCTGCCCTACAAAGCCACCAGCCTGAATACCATCGTACAAATGGTAGCTAACGGCATCGGTATGACACTGCTGCCACAGATGGCTCAAGCCAGCGGAATTTTAACCGGGACCGATATCGCCACACGCCCCTTTGAGGAAGCCTGTGTATGGCGTTCGATTGGCTTAATGTGGCGACAGAGCAGCCCTCGCGCCGAGGAATTTAAAATATTAGGTGAATTTATACGTACCATTACTAACAGCGAACCGGCAACTGAAAATCTATAA
- a CDS encoding DUF1294 domain-containing protein — translation MSKIQFDGYCLITNDKGRNFVKWHSTLLLLLTAGLAFSYFNGFTPLLISLLFVLVSGVAFFAYRKDKRAAQDGLWRIPENNLHLLGLGFGWPGALLAQQRFRHKTKKLSFQIVFWLTVVVNLSAIVWLHTDRGHLFVRKSCFQIENLGFEYINSRTGMDILFFFTHLRG, via the coding sequence TTGAGTAAAATTCAATTCGATGGTTACTGTTTAATTACAAATGATAAAGGACGAAATTTCGTGAAATGGCATTCCACACTGCTACTATTGCTCACAGCCGGATTGGCATTCTCTTATTTTAATGGCTTCACCCCTTTGTTAATTTCTCTTCTATTTGTTCTGGTCAGTGGGGTGGCTTTTTTTGCCTATCGAAAAGATAAGAGAGCTGCACAGGACGGTCTTTGGCGAATACCTGAAAACAATCTTCATTTGTTGGGGTTGGGTTTTGGTTGGCCAGGCGCACTCCTTGCTCAGCAGAGATTTCGTCATAAGACCAAGAAGCTGAGTTTTCAAATCGTATTTTGGCTGACAGTCGTGGTTAATTTGAGTGCGATAGTATGGCTTCACACCGATCGCGGGCATCTATTTGTAAGGAAAAGCTGTTTTCAGATTGAAAATCTGGGTTTTGAATACATCAACTCACGTACAGGTATGGATATTCTGTTCTTTTTTACTCATCTCAGAGGCTGA
- a CDS encoding dienelactone hydrolase family protein has product MSEQRQGLARPIPQEAFDWYDQYAHGLMDRRTFLGRLAGLTALGFTMTSLTSALLPNYALAEQVSFNDPDIKASYQKFKSPKGHGECQGYLVLPRNLLGKAATVLVVHENRGLNPYIKDVARRLAKQGFIAFAPDGLYPLGGYPGNDDEGRAMQRSMDRAKLEEDFIAAALFIKSHIQGNGKLGAVGFCFGGYIVNMLAATIPDQLDAGVPFYGTPAAEELRKKVKGPLMLQFAGNDQRVNATWPDYEKVLKENSVEYIDHWYKDVNHGFHNDSTGRYSEKEAELAWTRTLDFFRKYLMVE; this is encoded by the coding sequence GTGAGCGAACAGCGGCAGGGCCTTGCCCGCCCCATCCCCCAAGAAGCATTTGACTGGTACGACCAATACGCCCACGGCCTGATGGACCGGCGAACATTTTTAGGCCGTTTAGCCGGCCTGACGGCGCTGGGTTTTACCATGACGTCGCTGACCTCCGCCCTGTTGCCCAATTATGCTCTCGCCGAGCAGGTGTCATTTAACGATCCCGATATCAAAGCCAGCTATCAGAAATTTAAGTCTCCCAAGGGGCATGGCGAGTGTCAGGGCTATCTGGTGCTGCCTCGCAATTTGTTGGGTAAAGCCGCTACTGTACTGGTGGTGCATGAAAATCGCGGTTTGAACCCATACATCAAGGATGTGGCCCGCCGTTTGGCCAAGCAGGGTTTTATTGCCTTTGCGCCTGATGGCCTGTATCCGCTGGGTGGTTACCCCGGCAATGACGACGAAGGAAGGGCAATGCAGCGCAGTATGGATCGCGCCAAACTGGAAGAGGACTTTATTGCCGCAGCGCTATTTATCAAGAGCCACATCCAGGGTAATGGCAAGCTCGGTGCAGTTGGTTTCTGTTTTGGAGGCTATATCGTTAATATGCTGGCAGCTACTATTCCGGACCAGCTAGATGCAGGTGTGCCTTTTTACGGAACTCCAGCGGCAGAGGAGCTCAGAAAGAAAGTAAAGGGTCCTTTGATGTTACAGTTTGCCGGTAACGACCAAAGGGTAAATGCTACCTGGCCGGACTACGAGAAGGTATTAAAGGAAAATAGTGTTGAATATATTGATCACTGGTATAAGGATGTAAATCACGGTTTTCATAATGATTCTACCGGGCGTTATTCTGAAAAAGAGGCGGAACTTGCCTGGACTCGAACATTGGATTTTTTCAGGAAATATCTAATGGTTGAGTAA
- a CDS encoding nuclear transport factor 2 family protein has product MKLSDIIQNGWNLLGIGDFDALVKDYADNMIFIMPGQDNILEGKGPFREALSSLGQILPPGFEITGLRNLEGENEVVSILEWKSDKVSSSQLSVLFKFEDNKIYEERWFIDTEQWKNAF; this is encoded by the coding sequence ATGAAATTGTCAGATATTATCCAAAATGGTTGGAATTTATTGGGTATTGGTGATTTTGACGCTCTGGTGAAGGACTATGCCGATAACATGATCTTCATTATGCCTGGGCAGGATAATATTCTTGAAGGTAAGGGGCCATTTAGAGAAGCTCTAAGTTCCCTTGGTCAAATATTGCCGCCGGGATTCGAGATTACTGGTCTTCGTAATCTGGAAGGCGAAAATGAAGTTGTGTCGATTCTGGAGTGGAAGTCGGACAAGGTTTCAAGTTCCCAGTTGTCTGTACTTTTTAAATTTGAAGATAATAAAATTTATGAGGAACGTTGGTTCATAGATACTGAGCAATGGAAAAATGCGTTTTAA